The segment ACGAAGCCGGCAGCGCTGACGGAGCCTGCGGTGCTGGTCTGAATGATGTTGCTGATCACGTGGAATCGCCTCCTCTCGGCGTCTCGGAGGGCTCGGGTGCGAGCCGGACCCTCATATGTATTTGGACAAGTACAGCACAGAGACAGGGCTTCTAAGAAGCCGCTGTTTCCGTGGTTAAGAACCTATGGGGCCTGACGGGGCAGGCGCAAACTATTTTTCCCACGAGTTTTCCTCAGGTCTCGTCGGCTCCCGCCCCGCCCTCCCCACCTGCGCAGATGGCCAGGACGTCGTCCCCGAAGCGGACCAGCTTGCGGGCGCCGACGCCTGAGATCGCGGAGAGCTCCCCGCCGGTGGCGGGGACCCGCTCGGCGATGGCCATCAGCGTCTTGTCGGTGAACACGCAATACGCCGGCTGGCCGAGCTCCCTGGCCTGTTCCGAGCGCCAGTCCCGGAGCCGCTCGTACAGACCCTCGTCCATGTCCGACGGGCAGTCCTCGCAGCGCAGGAGCTTCATGGCGCCGGCCTCGGTGAGGGTCGCCCCGCAGACCCGGCAGAGAACCGGGCCGCGCGGGCCGCGCCGAGCGGCCGCGGCTCCCCGCTCGAAGGAGCCGGACGCGCCCGAGGCGACGGCGCCGAGGGACCCGGAGCCCGGCCTCAGGCCCTTGAGGAAGCGGCTGGGGCGTCGGGAGGCCCGGCCGCCCGGGGAGCGGGAGAGCGCCCAGGAGAGCGCGAGGTGGAGCCGGGCGCGGGTGACGCCGACGTACAGCAGCCGCCGCTCCTCCTCGACCTGCTCGTCGGTCTTGGCGTAGGTGATCGGCATCATGCCCTCGGTGAGGCCGACCAGGAAGACGGCGTCCCATTCGAGGCCCTTGGCCGAGTGCAGCGAGGCGAGGGTGACGCCCTGCACGGTGGGCGCGTGCTGGGCGGCGGCCCGCTCGTCGAGTTCGGCGACCAGGTCGGAGAGGGTGGCTCCGGACTTGGCCCGGGCGAAGTCCTCGGCGAGCCGGACGAGGGCGGCGAGGGACTCCCAGCGGTCGCGGACGGCGCCCGAGCCCGAGGGCGGCTGCGAGGTCCAGCCCTTGGTGGAGAGGACGGCCCTGACCTGGGCGGGCAGGTCGTCCACGTCGTCGAGGAGGGAGTCGTTGCCCCCGGCGCGGGCCGCGCCGCGCAGGGCGATGCCCGCCTCCCGTACCTCCTGGCGCTCGAAGAAGCGCTCGGCGCCGCGGAGCTGGTAGGGCACTCCGGCGTCGGCGAGGGCCTGCTCGTAGACCTCGGACTGGGCGTTGATCCGGTAGAGGACGGCGATCTCGCCGGCCGGGACGCCGGCGGCGATGAGGTCCCGGATGCGGCGGGCGGTGCCCTCGGCCTCGGTCGGCTCGTCCGCGTACTCCGTGTAGACGGGATCGGGGCCGGCGTCGCGCTGGGAGATCAGCTCCAGGCGGTGCTCGGCGGCCCGGCCGCGGGCCTGGCTGAGCAGCCCGTTGGCGAGGTGGACGACCTGGGGGGTGGAGCGGTAGTCGCGGACGAGCTTGACGACCGTGGCGGCGGGGTGACGGGTGCGGAAGTTCAGCAGGTGGTCCGGGGTGGCACCGGTGAAGGAGTAGATCGTCTGGCTGGCGTCGCCGACCACGCACAGGTTGTCGCGGTCGCCGAGCCACAGGTCGAGCAGCCGCTGCTGGAGCGGGGAGACGTCCTGGTACTCGTCCACCACGAAGTGCTGGTACTGGCTGCGGATCTGGTCGGCGATGTCGTGCCGGTCCTGGAGGATGCCGACGGTGAGCAGCAGCACGTCCTCGAAGTCGATCACCGAGCGGTCGCGCTTCAGCTGCTCGTACATGGCGTAGATCTGGCTGATTTCCGCCGGGTCGCGGGGGGCGTCCCGGTGGGACTTGGCGACGACGGCCGGGTAGTCGGCGGGGACGGTCTGGGTGACCTTGGCCCACTCGATCTCGCCGGTGACGTCCCTGAGCTCGTTGCGGTCGAGCCGGACCCGGCAGCGGGCGGCGGCGTCGGCGACGAGCTGGATCTTCCGCTCCAGCAGCCGGGGCAGATCGCCACCGACGGCTTTCGGCCAGAAGAACTGGAGCTGGCGGAGGGCCGCGGAGTGGAACGTACGGGCCTGGACACCGCCCGCGCCGAGCTGCCGGAGCCGGCCGCGCATCTCGCCCGCGGCGCGGTTGGTGAAGGTGACGGCGAGCACACTGGCGGGCTGGAGTCTGCCCGACCGCACGCCGTACGCGATGCGGTGGGTGATCGCCCGCGTCTTGCCCGTGCCGGCGCCCGCCAGCACGCACACCGGGCCGGTCAGGGCCAGGGCGACCTCGCGCTGCTCGGGGTCGAGCCCGTCGAGCACCGCGTCGGCCGTCTCCGGGACCTGCGGGAAGAGAGTGGAGTGCGTTGCTGCTGTCACCCCCCAATGCTGCCAGGTCCGCCGAGCTTGCCGCGGAGGCTTGTCCACAGGGGGCGTCCGCGGTCATACGAATTCCGGGAATGGGCGGACCAGGGCGTACGTTCTTCTTCTCGGCACCCGTCAGCGAACGAAGAGGAGCGCCTCGCCATGCAGGGCACTGTGACGATGTACAGCACCACGTGGTGCGGCTACTGCCGTCGGCTGAAGAGCCAGATGGACCGCGAGGGCATCGCGTACACCGAGATCAACATCGAACAGGACCCCGATTCGGCGGCGTTCGTCGAGAAGGCCAACGGCGGCAACCAGACCGTACCCACCGTCCTCTTCCCGAACGGCTCGACCCTGACGAACCCGAGCCTCGCCCAGGTGAAGCAGGCGCTCGGCGTCTGAGTCGCCCGGCACGTGAAGAACCCCCGACCGGTACGGAGCGGTCGGGGGTTCTTCGTCTGCGCGCGGGACGTGTCGTACGTCTCAGATCACGTCGCCCGGCTTGGGGAGCGGCTTGCCGTACCAGCGCTCGATCAGGCGGGAGGCGATCGAGATGCCGTACGGGGGCAGCACCTCGCCCGACTCGAAGGCGGCGGCCAGGTCCTCGCGGGAGAACCAGCGGGCCTCGTGGATCTCCTCGCCGTCCACGTTTATCTCCGAGGAGGTGGCGCGGGCGAAGAAGCCCAGCATCAGGCTGGACGGGAAGGGCCAGGGCTGGCTGGCGATGTACTCGACCTCGCCGACCGTGACACCGGCCTCCTCGAAGACCTCGCGGACCACCGACTGCTCGATGGACTCGCCGGGCTCGACGAAACCGGCGAGGGTCGAGAAGCGGCCCTCGGGCCAGTGGACCTGGCGGCCGAGCAGCGCCCGGTCCTCCTCGTCCGTGACCAGCATGATCACCGCGGGGTCGGTGCGCGGGTAGTGCTCGGCGCCGCAGGCCTGGCAGCGGCGGATGTGCCCGGCGGCGGCGATGACCGTGCGCTCACCGCAGCGTGAGCAGAAGCGGTGGAGGCGCTGCCAGTTCTCCAGGGCCACGGCGTGCACCATGAGGCCCGCGTCCCGGTCGGACAGCAGCAGCCCGGCCTCGCGGAGCCCTGCGGGGCGGGCGGACTGGTCCATGCGGCCGGGCAGGGAGTCCTTCTGGAGCGCGAAGTAGGAGACCCCGTCGGCGTCCGTGCCCAGGAAGTAGCGGTGGGTCTCGGTGACCGGGGCCTCGAACGCCGGGGTCATGACGAGTCCGGTGGTGCCGTCCGCCGTGTCGTCGATCAGCACCTGGCCCCCGGAGACCACGAAGACCCGGGTCGTGGGGTGGCTCCAGGCGGCGGCCAGCCACGCCTCGTCGAGGCGGTGGTGCGCGGCGCGGTCGATGCCGCTCGGAGCGGTGAGCGAGATCGGGCGGTCCGCTGACGCGTTCTTCAAGGTGCTCACAGGTGCTTCCAACTCCCCCGGATCGGTGTGTGGGTTCAGCGCGCGGCGGTGTGGAGGGCGGCGGGCAGGTCGCCCCACAGGTGCGCGGTCGTCTCTACGCCCTTCATGAGGAGATCGAGTTCGATCTTCTCGTTGGGGGCGTGCCAGCCGTCGGACGGGACGGAGATGCCGAGGAACAGGACGGGAGCCTCCAGGACGTCCTGGAGGTCGGCGGCCGGTCCCGAGCCGCCCTCGCGCGTGTAGCGGACCTTGGCGCCGTCGAAGGCCCGGCTCATGGCCCCGGCGACCGCCTTGAGGGCGGGGTGGTCGAGGGGGGTGAGGCAGGGGCGGGTCGGGGCGCCGAAGACGATCTCGTACCGGATGCCGGCCGGGACGAGAGGGGCGAGCCAGTCCCGTACCGCCAGCTCGATCTTGGCCGGGTCCTGGCCGGCGACCAGCCGGAACGACAGCTTGAGCTGGGCGGAGGCGGGGACGATCGTCTTGCCGCCGGGGCCCTGGTAGCCGCCGCCGATGCCGTTGACCTCGGCGGTGGGGCGGGCCCAGACCCGCTCCAGGGTGGAGAAGCCGGCCTCGCCGAGGATGCCGTGGGACTTCGCCGTACGCAGCCAGGCGGCCTCGTCGAAGGGCAGCTCGGCGACGAGGGCGCGCTCGGCGTCGGTGAGCTCGGTCACTCCCTCGTAGAAGCCGGGGATCGCCACGCGCTCGTCGGCGTCGTGGAGGGCGGCGACGATCCGGCCCGCGACGGTGGCCGGGTTCGGCACGGCGCCGCCGAAGGAACCGGAGTGGATGTCCTGGTCGGGGCCGTACAGCTCGATCTCGCAGTCGGCGACCCCGCGCATGCCGGTGCAGACGGTGGGGGTGGTCTCGGACCACATGCCGGTGTCGGAGACGATCACGGCATCGGCGGCGAGGCGCTCGGCGTGGGCCTCGACGAGGGCGCGGAAGTGCGGGGAGCCGGACTCCTCCTCCCCCTCGACGATCAGCTTCAGGTTGACGGCGGGCGCGGTGCGGCCGGTGGCGGCGAGATGCGCGCGGACACCGAGGGTGTGGAAGAACACCTGCCCCTTGTCGTCGGCCGCCCCGCGCGCGTACATCCGCCCGTCGATCACGGTCGGCTCGAAGGGGTCGGTGTGCCAGCCGTCCTCGCGGGCGGCGGGCTGGACGTCGTGGTGGCCGTAGACGAGGACCGTCGGGGCGTCGGGGTCGTCGGAGGGCCACTCCGCGAAGACGGCGGGGGCGCCGTCGGTCTCCCAGACCTCGACGGTCGTGAAGCCGGTCCCGGTGAGCTTGGCGGCGAGCCACTCGGCACTGCGCCGTACGTCCCCGGCCCGGTCCGGCTGCGCCGACACGGAGGGGATGCGCAGCCACTCGGCGAGGTCGCCGAGGAAGGCGTCGCGGTGCTGTTCGATGTACGTACGTACGGCGTGGACGGCGCTGTCCGGGGTCTCGCTCATGCCCCCGAGCCTATCCGGCGCCCGGGGGTGCCCCGTCCGGCAGGAGGGCCTCCGCGGTGTCCGGCCGGGGCTCCCCGAGGAGGAGGGCCTCCAGCTCGGCGCGGCCGGGCAGCCGGGCGGGCCTGGCGACCTCGCCGGTCCGCACGTAGACGAAGGCGGCGGCCACGTCCTCCGGCGCGAGGCCGTGCTGCTCGGCCCAGGCCAGCCGGTAGATCGCGAGCTGGAGCGGATCGGCGCTGCGCACCCGGCTGGTCTTCCAGTCGACGATCTCGTACGCGCCGGTCTCCGGGTCCCGGTAGACGGCGTCGATCCGGCCCCGGACGACCCGGCCGCCGAGGGAGAGGTGCACGGGGACCTCGACGCGGTACGGGGTGCGGTGGGCGTACTCGGTACGGGCGAAGGCCTCCTTCAGCTCGTCGAGGTCCCGCTCGTCGAGGATCTCCGGCTCCCCCGCGAAGTCCTCCCCGCCGGGCAGCTCCTCCGGGCCGAGGAACGGCAGCGGCAGCTCCTCGAACCGGGACTCCACCCACGCGTGGAAGCGGGTGCCGCGGCGGGCGGCCGGCTGCGGCGCCTTCGGCATGGGCCGGGCCAGCTCCTGCGCGAAGCCGTCGGGATCGGCGGCGAGGCGGAGGACCTGGGAGGCGGAGAGGTACGCGGGCAGGACGACGTCACGGGTGGTCGCGCGGGTGCGGCGGAGTTCGGCGGTGAGGGCGGTGAGGTCGCGGTCCCAGGAGGCGATGGTTCTCGCGTCTTCGGGGGTGAGCGGCTGGGCCTCCTCGCGGGGGGCCGGGACCGCGTCCGCGTGGGTGTCCTCGGGGAGGTCCTCCTCGTCCCAGACGGGTTCCTGGTCCCAGGCGGGTTCCTCGTCCCAGACGGGTTCCTCGTCCCAGGCGGGGTCCCCGTCCCCGGGCCAGGGGGCTTCTGGGTGCGGGTCCTGGGAGTCGGGCGCCGTGCTGTGGGGGTTGTGCCCACCG is part of the Streptomyces sp. NBC_00250 genome and harbors:
- a CDS encoding ATP-dependent DNA helicase UvrD2; translation: MTAATHSTLFPQVPETADAVLDGLDPEQREVALALTGPVCVLAGAGTGKTRAITHRIAYGVRSGRLQPASVLAVTFTNRAAGEMRGRLRQLGAGGVQARTFHSAALRQLQFFWPKAVGGDLPRLLERKIQLVADAAARCRVRLDRNELRDVTGEIEWAKVTQTVPADYPAVVAKSHRDAPRDPAEISQIYAMYEQLKRDRSVIDFEDVLLLTVGILQDRHDIADQIRSQYQHFVVDEYQDVSPLQQRLLDLWLGDRDNLCVVGDASQTIYSFTGATPDHLLNFRTRHPAATVVKLVRDYRSTPQVVHLANGLLSQARGRAAEHRLELISQRDAGPDPVYTEYADEPTEAEGTARRIRDLIAAGVPAGEIAVLYRINAQSEVYEQALADAGVPYQLRGAERFFERQEVREAGIALRGAARAGGNDSLLDDVDDLPAQVRAVLSTKGWTSQPPSGSGAVRDRWESLAALVRLAEDFARAKSGATLSDLVAELDERAAAQHAPTVQGVTLASLHSAKGLEWDAVFLVGLTEGMMPITYAKTDEQVEEERRLLYVGVTRARLHLALSWALSRSPGGRASRRPSRFLKGLRPGSGSLGAVASGASGSFERGAAAARRGPRGPVLCRVCGATLTEAGAMKLLRCEDCPSDMDEGLYERLRDWRSEQARELGQPAYCVFTDKTLMAIAERVPATGGELSAISGVGARKLVRFGDDVLAICAGGEGGAGADET
- a CDS encoding mycoredoxin; the protein is MQGTVTMYSTTWCGYCRRLKSQMDREGIAYTEINIEQDPDSAAFVEKANGGNQTVPTVLFPNGSTLTNPSLAQVKQALGV
- the nudC gene encoding NAD(+) diphosphatase; amino-acid sequence: MSTLKNASADRPISLTAPSGIDRAAHHRLDEAWLAAAWSHPTTRVFVVSGGQVLIDDTADGTTGLVMTPAFEAPVTETHRYFLGTDADGVSYFALQKDSLPGRMDQSARPAGLREAGLLLSDRDAGLMVHAVALENWQRLHRFCSRCGERTVIAAAGHIRRCQACGAEHYPRTDPAVIMLVTDEEDRALLGRQVHWPEGRFSTLAGFVEPGESIEQSVVREVFEEAGVTVGEVEYIASQPWPFPSSLMLGFFARATSSEINVDGEEIHEARWFSREDLAAAFESGEVLPPYGISIASRLIERWYGKPLPKPGDVI
- a CDS encoding dipeptidase produces the protein MSETPDSAVHAVRTYIEQHRDAFLGDLAEWLRIPSVSAQPDRAGDVRRSAEWLAAKLTGTGFTTVEVWETDGAPAVFAEWPSDDPDAPTVLVYGHHDVQPAAREDGWHTDPFEPTVIDGRMYARGAADDKGQVFFHTLGVRAHLAATGRTAPAVNLKLIVEGEEESGSPHFRALVEAHAERLAADAVIVSDTGMWSETTPTVCTGMRGVADCEIELYGPDQDIHSGSFGGAVPNPATVAGRIVAALHDADERVAIPGFYEGVTELTDAERALVAELPFDEAAWLRTAKSHGILGEAGFSTLERVWARPTAEVNGIGGGYQGPGGKTIVPASAQLKLSFRLVAGQDPAKIELAVRDWLAPLVPAGIRYEIVFGAPTRPCLTPLDHPALKAVAGAMSRAFDGAKVRYTREGGSGPAADLQDVLEAPVLFLGISVPSDGWHAPNEKIELDLLMKGVETTAHLWGDLPAALHTAAR